A portion of the Campylobacter concisus ATCC 51562 genome contains these proteins:
- a CDS encoding TOBE domain-containing protein: protein MKADINLELFLGEDTQVLAKHITLLKAIKETKSITKAAELVGISYKNAWDCLDTINNKSSKPLIIRADGNKKNSGSELSEYANKLIKIYDAILETQKDFLQKICQKVDFEDVDIINLQRMNMNLSARNQLSCEIIGINRGAVNSQIVAKLSNGCTLESNITVESEKNLGLKVGQKVIYIFKAPAVILAKDLDIKISTKNQLKGEVIEAKIGAVNAEITLKLSDEQTLTAIITKDSAIQMQIGVGDTLLAIVKSSQIIIGV, encoded by the coding sequence TTGAAAGCAGATATAAATTTAGAACTATTTTTAGGCGAAGATACACAGGTTTTAGCTAAACATATTACATTATTAAAGGCCATAAAAGAGACAAAAAGTATCACAAAAGCAGCGGAATTGGTTGGTATATCATATAAAAATGCTTGGGACTGTCTTGATACGATAAATAACAAAAGCAGCAAGCCGCTTATTATTAGAGCTGATGGAAATAAAAAAAATAGTGGCTCTGAGCTAAGCGAGTATGCCAATAAACTGATAAAAATTTATGATGCCATTCTTGAGACTCAAAAGGATTTTTTACAAAAAATTTGTCAAAAAGTAGATTTTGAGGATGTAGATATTATAAATCTTCAAAGAATGAATATGAACTTAAGTGCTAGAAATCAGCTCTCATGTGAGATTATTGGCATAAACCGCGGTGCGGTAAATTCTCAAATAGTTGCAAAACTAAGTAATGGCTGCACGCTTGAGTCAAACATCACGGTTGAAAGTGAGAAAAATTTAGGCCTAAAAGTTGGACAAAAAGTTATTTATATTTTTAAAGCTCCAGCTGTCATTTTGGCCAAGGATCTAGATATAAAAATAAGCACAAAAAATCAATTAAAAGGCGAAGTGATCGAAGCAAAGATAGGTGCTGTAAATGCTGAAATCACTTTAAAACTAAGCGATGAGCAGACTTTAACTGCCATCATCACAAAAGATAGTGCTATCCAGATGCAAATAGGCGTCGGCGATACACTTTTAGCAATAGTAAAATCATCTCAAATCATTATAGGAGTTTAA
- a CDS encoding TOBE domain-containing protein: MIRAKIVGILTKDDVSLFELKGLNLEANLFMLVLNEASKFALDDEIDLGFKSSDVILAKDKLSNSSLENELKCVIEAINFGEILSVISLKCGEIYFEAIISNHALKTMNIGENDEVFAYIKSTSIHISTQK; encoded by the coding sequence ATGATAAGAGCAAAGATCGTTGGGATTTTAACTAAAGATGACGTTAGCTTATTTGAGCTAAAGGGTCTAAATTTAGAGGCAAATTTATTTATGCTAGTCTTGAATGAGGCTAGCAAATTTGCCTTAGATGATGAGATTGACTTAGGTTTTAAAAGCTCTGATGTTATCTTAGCAAAAGACAAACTAAGTAATAGCTCGCTTGAAAACGAGCTAAAGTGCGTGATTGAAGCTATAAATTTTGGTGAAATTTTAAGTGTTATTAGCTTAAAGTGTGGCGAAATTTACTTTGAAGCTATTATCTCAAATCACGCATTAAAAACTATGAACATAGGTGAAAACGATGAAGTCTTTGCCTATATAAAATCTACAAGCATTCACATAAGTACACAAAAATGA
- a CDS encoding VacJ family lipoprotein, which yields MKFLLSIFFSLLLACANTDINTNSESDEFDVEFEARKDVFDPLSGYNRMMTHANDFIYVNMLTPVAKGYAYVVPKTARTMVSNFFDNLLFPVRFINNLLQFKFQNAGEETLRFLANTIIGFGGLTDGAKYYNLKAHDEDFGQTLGYWGLGGGFHIVWPLIGPSNLRDTGGMVGDYFADPISYVDPILLSTGIKSYRAFNSFSQDPTAYEKLRKDAIDLYPFLRDAYEQRRDKLIKE from the coding sequence ATGAAATTTTTGCTTTCTATCTTTTTTAGTTTGCTTTTAGCCTGTGCTAATACGGACATAAATACGAATAGTGAAAGCGACGAATTTGATGTTGAATTTGAAGCAAGAAAAGATGTTTTTGACCCACTTAGTGGTTACAATAGAATGATGACACATGCAAATGACTTTATCTATGTAAATATGCTAACTCCGGTGGCAAAAGGCTATGCCTACGTTGTGCCAAAAACAGCTAGAACAATGGTTTCAAATTTCTTTGACAACCTGCTTTTTCCAGTTCGCTTTATAAATAACTTACTTCAGTTTAAATTTCAAAACGCTGGTGAAGAGACATTGAGATTTTTAGCAAATACGATAATAGGCTTTGGTGGACTAACAGACGGAGCAAAATACTACAATCTCAAAGCTCACGATGAAGATTTTGGACAAACGCTTGGATATTGGGGGCTTGGCGGTGGTTTTCATATCGTTTGGCCACTTATTGGACCATCAAATTTAAGAGATACTGGTGGCATGGTCGGAGATTATTTTGCTGATCCTATTAGCTACGTTGATCCTATACTTTTATCAACTGGTATCAAGTCATATAGAGCGTTTAATAGCTTTTCACAAGATCCAACTGCTTATGAAAAACTAAGAAAAGATGCTATTGATCTTTATCCATTTTTACGCGATGCTTATGAGCAAAGACGCGACAAGCTTATCAAGGAGTAA
- the modA gene encoding molybdate ABC transporter substrate-binding protein yields the protein MRKVFKFLCVAALLAINAFGAEVNVYAAANTTYAFPELIKEFNKLHPDAKINLTLGASGGLVTQIQNSAPADIFMAADMGFAQKAYDTGFAVAAPKVYAQGAVAIFSIRNVDFKKGIEVVRGLKAISIANPQTAPYGKASIEALKNAKLYDEVEKNIVYAQKISETLSQALSASDVGFIAASALFDEKMAKYKEGVNYIFVPQELYTPIDQGIVLLKHAEKNDDAKAFYEFILGDKSREIFKKFGYNVPAK from the coding sequence ATGAGAAAAGTTTTTAAATTTTTATGTGTGGCAGCTTTGCTTGCCATAAACGCATTTGGTGCTGAAGTAAATGTATATGCAGCAGCAAACACAACATACGCATTTCCAGAGCTTATAAAAGAGTTTAACAAGCTTCATCCAGATGCTAAAATCAACTTAACCCTTGGTGCAAGTGGCGGTCTTGTTACACAGATCCAAAACTCAGCTCCAGCTGATATCTTTATGGCTGCTGATATGGGCTTTGCACAAAAAGCTTATGACACAGGCTTTGCAGTAGCTGCTCCAAAAGTTTACGCGCAAGGCGCTGTTGCTATTTTTTCTATTAGAAATGTTGATTTCAAAAAAGGTATCGAAGTTGTTCGTGGCTTAAAAGCGATCTCTATCGCAAATCCACAAACTGCACCATATGGCAAAGCTAGTATAGAAGCACTAAAAAATGCAAAACTTTATGACGAAGTAGAAAAAAATATCGTCTATGCTCAAAAAATTTCTGAAACTCTATCTCAGGCATTAAGCGCATCCGATGTAGGTTTTATCGCAGCTAGCGCACTTTTTGACGAAAAAATGGCAAAATACAAAGAGGGCGTTAATTACATCTTTGTTCCACAAGAGCTATACACTCCGATCGATCAAGGTATCGTTCTTCTAAAACATGCTGAAAAAAATGATGATGCAAAAGCATTTTATGAGTTTATCTTAGGTGATAAATCAAGAGAAATTTTCAAGAAATTTGGTTACAACGTTCCAGCTAAATGA